ACCTTCTCTGTTTTTACAGGTGGCCCATTGTCTACCGGTGCCCCTATTACGTTTAACACCCTGCCAAGGATCTCCTTACCCACAGGGACAGTTATCTGTGTGCCTCTGTATGTTGCATCCTGACCGCGCACCAGCCCATCCGTAGTCTCCATGGCGATGCATCTCATCGTGCTATCTCCTATATGCTGCGCAACCTCAAGAACAAGGTTTTCCGGCTTATCGCTTATAGTCGGGTTTGTCATATATATCGCTCCATATATTGGTGGAAGGTTATCCGATGGAAACCTGATATCTACTACCGTTCCTATTACCTGAACAATCTTCCCTTTTACCTCCACACTCATTATGTTCCTCCTTTTTAAGTTCCTCTCAAGGCTTCAGCACCGCCAACGATGTCCATCATCTCATTGGTTATGCTCTCCTGTCTTCTCTTATTGTAAACAAGGGTGAGGTATTTCACCATCTCACCACAGTTGCTTGTCGCATTTTCCATGGCGCTCATCCTTGCTGCATGTTCCGATGTCCGGGATTCAATCAGGGCATAATAGATTTTTGTGCTCACATATTTTGGAATAAGGGTCTCAACTATCTTATCCCTTGCCGGCTCATAGAGATAGTCAGCACCTTCCAAATCCTTTGGGGTCTTTATCGGAAGAAATTCATCAAACATAACCATCTGCTTTACCGGGGAAAAAAAGTGTGTGTATGTGAGGTAAATCTTATCGAACTCCCCATCCGTATAAAGCCTTATAAGGTCAGACGCTATTGAATCCACAACATCCTGGTCGACCTTTTTAATATCAACCCATTCCTTTACAATATCCACCTTCCTTCTCTGGAGGTAATCCTTTACCTTTTTTCCAAAAATGTACACGCCTATCCTCTCATAGGTATCCCTGTTCTGGAGAATAAAATTTTCTGTGTGTAACCCTATATTGATATTAAAGGCACCGCATAATCCCCTGTCAGATGCAACAGACACGATGAGCACCTTTTTTATCTCTTCCCTTTCAGTGAGGAGGGGATGGGTATTTTCAGGTATCTTCTGTATCACACGACCGACCATTTCCTCCATCTTTAACGCATAACCCCTTATCCTTTCGAGCTCTTCCTGTGCCCTTCGGAGTTTTGATGCTGAGACCATCTTCATCGTTCTTGTAATGGTCTGGGTACTGTTAATGCTGCTGATTTTCCTCTTTATATCCCTTAAGGTTGCCATTTCGTATCTCTTATCTAATAGGTAAACTTACTCTGAAAAAGGCTAAGTGCCTTATCCAGCCTTTCCTCAATAGATTCACTGATTTCCTTCTTTTCCTTAATATCGGATAAAATATCGGGGTGCTCCTTTTCCATATAAGCAACCATCTCCTGCTCATACTTCTTAAGTGCTTTTTCAGGATACATGTCAATATACCCGTGTGCACCTGCATAGAGAAGCACAACCTGCTTCTCAACAGGGATAGGAACATATTGACCCTGCTTGAGTAATTCCGTAAGCCTTGAACCCCTCGCAAGGAGTGCCTGGGTGGCCTTATCAAGATCGCTCCCGAACTTCGCAAATGCCGCCATCTCCCTGTATTGGGCAAGTTCAAGTCTTAAGCGTCCTGCCACCTGTTTCATCGCCTTTATCTGGGCATTACCCCCAACCCTCGATACAGAAAGACCCACGTTGATTGCAGGTCTTACACCAGAGTAAAAGAGTTCAGGCTCAAGATATATCTGACCATCTGTAATGGATATTACGTTTGTCGGTATATATGCGGAGACGTCCCCGGCCTGTGTTTCGATTATAGGAAGGGCGGTGAGTGAACCTCCACCATGCCCGTCATCCCACTTGGCTGCCCTTTCCAGAAGCCTTGAATGAAGATAGAAGATGTCACCGGGATATGCCTCCCTCGCAGGGGGACGCCTGAGCAGGAGTGACAGCTGCCTGTATGCAACTGCATGTTTTGAAAGGTCATCGTACACAATCAGTGCATGCCTCCCTGTATCCCTGAAATACTCACCCATTGAACAACCTGCAAACGGGGCAAGATACTGGAGTGGTGCCGGATCACTTGCCGTTGCTGCAATCACTATAGTATATTCCATTGCACCATAAGTGGTGAGCAAATCGACTGTTCTCGCTACAGATGACCTCTTCTGTCCAATAGCCACATATATGCAAAATACATTATTCCCTTTCTGATTTATA
This genomic window from Pseudomonadota bacterium contains:
- the atpG gene encoding ATP synthase F1 subunit gamma — translated: MATLRDIKRKISSINSTQTITRTMKMVSASKLRRAQEELERIRGYALKMEEMVGRVIQKIPENTHPLLTEREEIKKVLIVSVASDRGLCGAFNINIGLHTENFILQNRDTYERIGVYIFGKKVKDYLQRRKVDIVKEWVDIKKVDQDVVDSIASDLIRLYTDGEFDKIYLTYTHFFSPVKQMVMFDEFLPIKTPKDLEGADYLYEPARDKIVETLIPKYVSTKIYYALIESRTSEHAARMSAMENATSNCGEMVKYLTLVYNKRRQESITNEMMDIVGGAEALRGT
- the atpA gene encoding F0F1 ATP synthase subunit alpha, with the protein product MEIKADEISRIIEQKIAGFERGVNLQETGIIISIGDGIARIYGLENAMAGELLEFSEGVIGMVLNLEEDNIGAVVFGEDYKIKEGDLVKRTSRIAQVPVGEALVGRVVDALGNPIDGKGPIEAKEYRNVEQTAPGVVARQPVKEPLQTGIKAIDSMIPIGRGQRELIIGDRGTGKTVIAIDTIINQKGNNVFCIYVAIGQKRSSVARTVDLLTTYGAMEYTIVIAATASDPAPLQYLAPFAGCSMGEYFRDTGRHALIVYDDLSKHAVAYRQLSLLLRRPPAREAYPGDIFYLHSRLLERAAKWDDGHGGGSLTALPIIETQAGDVSAYIPTNVISITDGQIYLEPELFYSGVRPAINVGLSVSRVGGNAQIKAMKQVAGRLRLELAQYREMAAFAKFGSDLDKATQALLARGSRLTELLKQGQYVPIPVEKQVVLLYAGAHGYIDMYPEKALKKYEQEMVAYMEKEHPDILSDIKEKKEISESIEERLDKALSLFQSKFTY